The following proteins come from a genomic window of Galactobacillus timonensis:
- a CDS encoding transporter substrate-binding domain-containing protein, whose product MTGKKFNGITFGMVCALALAGCGSSASMAAESAASSTSASTSAASTAAADATAIPMASLDLSNADGVLKDILDKGVLVVATSPDYPPAEFVDAATGEVKGSEMTLAKYIADNLGVELQIEAMDFSGVLTAVDTGKADLGISGFGYKKDRAENYELSFGYTGSSEAACHGLLVPADQVDSYSSLSDFSGKTIDAQASSLQEMYVEDEIPDANLQLVTSLDQAILDLSTGKVDAAALDCNTAKSYAASSDGKLAKSSVEFDLTPYEDYAGNVIAAKKGETSLINAVNEIITVVNDYELYTDWYNQAKVEAGITDEE is encoded by the coding sequence ATGACAGGGAAAAAATTCAATGGAATCACGTTCGGAATGGTTTGTGCTCTTGCGCTTGCGGGCTGCGGCTCCTCCGCTTCAATGGCTGCTGAATCGGCAGCTTCCTCAACATCTGCTTCAACCTCAGCAGCTTCAACGGCGGCGGCCGATGCGACGGCTATACCGATGGCCAGTCTTGATCTGAGCAATGCGGATGGCGTTTTGAAAGATATTCTGGATAAAGGGGTTCTGGTTGTGGCAACGTCACCGGATTATCCGCCTGCTGAATTCGTCGACGCAGCCACCGGTGAAGTGAAGGGATCGGAAATGACGCTGGCAAAGTACATCGCGGACAACCTGGGCGTTGAGCTGCAGATTGAAGCGATGGATTTCTCGGGCGTCCTGACTGCTGTTGATACGGGCAAGGCGGATCTTGGCATCTCGGGCTTTGGCTATAAGAAAGACCGGGCGGAGAACTATGAGCTTTCGTTTGGCTATACAGGCAGCAGCGAGGCGGCGTGCCATGGTCTTCTGGTTCCGGCGGATCAGGTTGATTCCTACAGCAGCCTCTCGGATTTTTCGGGCAAGACGATTGATGCGCAGGCTTCCAGCCTTCAGGAAATGTATGTCGAAGACGAGATTCCGGATGCCAATCTGCAGCTGGTAACGTCACTGGATCAGGCGATTCTTGATCTTTCGACCGGCAAGGTGGATGCGGCAGCTCTTGACTGCAATACAGCGAAAAGCTACGCAGCCTCTTCGGATGGGAAGCTTGCCAAGTCCTCGGTGGAATTCGATCTGACACCGTATGAAGACTATGCAGGAAACGTCATCGCTGCCAAGAAGGGTGAAACATCTCTGATCAATGCAGTCAATGAAATCATTACGGTCGTCAACGATTACGAGCTCTATACCGACTGGTACAATCAGGCGAAGGTGGAAGCCGGAATTACGGACGAGGAATAA
- a CDS encoding amino acid ABC transporter permease produces the protein MGEGIIQVFMEYWPIFLRGAAGTLEYAFIAVFFGSILGILVALMRISRVGWLSKAAAVYANVLRGTPLLVQMYIAYYFLPMAIPALNVMSRSFCVLLSLSLNSSAYVSEIIRSGIQSVDVGQSEAARSLGMTYSHCMRHIVMPQAVKSILPALANEYIAMVKETSLAGTFMLYELMYTRTLLANKFLVWQPLFIISGIYLLITMVLTWLVKKMEKRLAVSD, from the coding sequence ATGGGAGAGGGCATTATTCAGGTATTCATGGAATACTGGCCGATCTTCCTGAGAGGTGCCGCGGGGACGCTGGAATATGCGTTCATAGCGGTATTCTTCGGAAGTATCCTCGGTATTCTGGTGGCACTGATGCGGATTTCCCGCGTCGGGTGGCTGAGCAAGGCTGCGGCTGTCTATGCCAATGTGCTGCGTGGTACGCCATTGCTGGTGCAGATGTACATTGCCTATTATTTTCTTCCGATGGCAATTCCGGCGCTGAACGTGATGTCGCGTTCGTTCTGCGTTCTGCTGTCGCTGTCCCTAAACTCGAGCGCCTACGTTTCCGAAATCATCCGCTCTGGCATTCAGTCGGTGGATGTCGGACAGAGTGAGGCAGCGCGGTCGCTGGGCATGACGTACAGCCATTGCATGCGCCATATTGTGATGCCCCAGGCGGTGAAGTCGATTCTGCCGGCACTGGCAAATGAGTATATTGCGATGGTTAAAGAGACCTCTCTTGCGGGCACATTTATGTTATATGAATTGATGTACACGCGTACGCTGCTGGCCAACAAATTTCTGGTATGGCAGCCGCTGTTCATCATTTCGGGTATCTATCTGCTGATCACCATGGTACTGACATGGCTGGTGAAGAAAATGGAAAAGAGGCTTGCTGTAAGTGACTGA
- a CDS encoding DNA polymerase IV translates to MAHVYFHIDLNAFFVSAECILDPSLKGKPVAVCGQTRRSVVATASYEARKYGVHSAMPVSEARHLCPDLIMVEPHFQWYRSLSEEFMNIVYSITPEVEQASIDECYADMTVPIQAYAKPLDLAWNLQRRILRELQLPCSIGIGPNMFLAKMGSDMKKPMGITVMRIREVPAKLWPLPIRDMRGIGERTLPYMEDLGIKTIGDLANYSDKRSLEAVFGKNTDKMIARANGYDDRVIVKETDAKSMGVSETLLEDVTDEDEIRGLFRTLSRKLAKRLEAEHKAGSLLSIRIKYYDFSNADRSRKLSAPVWKAEDLYEQAMGLFEENWEGEPVRLLGLSVSDFAGASWAAQQMNLFDPVEEAHEETSSILQELNHQLTLGGHLVRASSLLKNGE, encoded by the coding sequence ATGGCGCATGTTTATTTTCATATTGATCTGAATGCGTTCTTTGTCAGTGCGGAGTGCATTCTGGATCCTTCCCTGAAAGGAAAGCCGGTGGCGGTGTGTGGTCAGACGCGGCGCAGTGTTGTGGCGACAGCCAGCTATGAGGCGCGCAAATACGGCGTTCACAGTGCGATGCCGGTTTCCGAAGCGCGGCATCTGTGTCCGGATCTGATTATGGTGGAGCCGCATTTTCAATGGTACCGGTCGCTTTCGGAAGAGTTCATGAACATCGTGTACTCGATTACGCCGGAGGTGGAGCAGGCGAGCATTGATGAGTGCTATGCGGATATGACGGTTCCGATTCAGGCATACGCAAAGCCGCTGGACCTGGCATGGAATCTGCAGCGCCGCATTCTCAGGGAACTGCAGCTGCCATGTTCGATCGGTATCGGGCCGAACATGTTTCTGGCAAAGATGGGATCGGACATGAAGAAGCCGATGGGCATCACCGTGATGCGGATCCGCGAAGTGCCGGCGAAACTGTGGCCCTTACCAATCAGGGATATGCGCGGCATCGGGGAACGTACGCTTCCGTATATGGAGGATCTTGGCATTAAGACGATCGGGGATCTTGCCAACTATTCCGATAAGCGGAGTCTTGAGGCCGTATTTGGAAAAAATACAGACAAGATGATCGCCAGGGCCAATGGCTATGATGACCGGGTGATTGTGAAGGAAACCGATGCCAAAAGCATGGGCGTTTCCGAGACGCTGCTGGAAGATGTAACCGATGAGGATGAGATCCGGGGTCTTTTTCGTACACTTTCGCGGAAGCTGGCAAAACGGCTGGAAGCAGAGCACAAGGCCGGCAGCCTTCTTTCGATCCGCATCAAGTACTATGACTTTTCCAATGCGGATCGTTCGCGCAAGCTGTCTGCTCCGGTATGGAAGGCGGAAGATCTCTATGAGCAGGCCATGGGCCTGTTTGAAGAGAACTGGGAAGGGGAGCCGGTGCGGCTGCTGGGACTTTCGGTGTCGGATTTTGCGGGAGCTTCCTGGGCTGCGCAACAGATGAATCTCTTTGATCCGGTGGAAGAGGCACATGAAGAAACCAGTTCCATTCTGCAGGAGCTGAACCATCAGCTGACGCTTGGGGGACATCTGGTGCGGGCAAGCTCGCTGCTGAAAAACGGTGAGTAG
- a CDS encoding tyrosine-type recombinase/integrase, whose amino-acid sequence MNLDLAYKKYMSWLTVNEGKSPNTIDNYGRDLRGYLAWLQQEEITDTDAISGQLIEQYLQSQKDVKAVRSIAREAAAIRSFHHYLAFVYDAKDPSVNIEVRHSEDDLPVYATRAEMDRLLSSFTNANPKEILDHALLEFIYACGLRVSEAVNLTLNRVNLEEGMVRVLGKGNKERLVPVPKGSVPVLKRYLEIVRPLFVKKPMAQFFVNSCGRPVTVRYVELLVREKCEEAGIDKHLTPHKLRHSYATHLLQGGADLRSIQELLGHADIGTTEIYTHVADKQLVDSYQKFNPVASHPSLDHLEIPEKPESTKKNVK is encoded by the coding sequence ATGAACCTGGATCTTGCCTATAAAAAATACATGAGCTGGCTGACGGTCAACGAGGGTAAATCTCCCAACACGATCGATAATTACGGCCGTGATCTGCGAGGGTATCTGGCCTGGCTGCAGCAGGAAGAGATCACCGACACCGATGCGATCAGCGGTCAGTTGATTGAGCAGTATCTTCAGTCGCAGAAGGATGTGAAGGCTGTTCGCAGCATTGCCCGTGAGGCTGCTGCGATCCGTTCGTTTCATCACTATCTAGCCTTTGTATATGATGCCAAGGATCCTTCGGTAAACATTGAAGTCCGCCACAGTGAAGACGATCTGCCGGTCTATGCGACCAGGGCGGAGATGGACCGTCTTCTTTCGTCGTTCACCAACGCCAATCCGAAGGAGATTCTGGACCATGCGCTGTTGGAGTTCATCTATGCCTGCGGATTACGGGTGTCGGAGGCGGTGAATCTGACACTGAACCGGGTGAATCTGGAAGAAGGGATGGTACGGGTGCTTGGTAAAGGCAACAAGGAGCGTCTGGTACCGGTCCCGAAAGGGTCTGTCCCCGTTTTGAAACGGTACCTGGAGATTGTGCGGCCGCTCTTTGTTAAGAAGCCGATGGCGCAGTTCTTTGTAAATTCCTGCGGGCGGCCGGTTACCGTGCGGTATGTGGAACTGCTGGTACGTGAAAAATGCGAAGAGGCCGGCATTGACAAGCATCTGACGCCGCATAAGCTTCGTCACAGCTATGCGACCCATCTTCTGCAGGGAGGGGCGGATCTTCGCAGCATTCAGGAACTGCTTGGTCATGCGGATATCGGTACGACCGAGATCTATACGCATGTGGCGGACAAGCAGCTGGTGGACAGCTATCAAAAGTTCAACCCGGTAGCTTCCCATCCTTCGCTGGATCATCTTGAGATACCGGAGAAGCCGGAAAGCACGAAGAAAAATGTAAAATAG